A part of Streptococcus porcinus genomic DNA contains:
- the lctO gene encoding L-lactate oxidase: MTDNIEMANAGIEFKTSSAEGNVDFVNVFDLEKMAQKVIPKGAFGYIASGAGDTFTLHENIRSFNHKLIVPHGLKGFENPSTEVTFDGDTLTSPIIMAPVAAHKLANEQGEVASAKGVKEFGTIYTTSSYSTTDLPEISQALGDSPHWFQFYYSKDDGINRHIMDRLKAEGVKSIVLTVDATVGGNREVDKRNGFVFPVGMPIVQEYLPDGAGKTMDYVYKSAKQALSPKDVEYIAQYSGLPVYVKGPQCAEDAFRALEAGASGIWVTNHGGRQLDGGPAAFDSLQEVAEAVDRRVPIVFDSGVRRGQHIFKALASGADLVALGRPVIYGLAMGGSVGTKQVFEHLNDELKMVMQLAGTKTIDDIKHFKLRHNPYDSSIPFSQNALKLD, translated from the coding sequence ATGACAGATAATATTGAAATGGCAAATGCGGGTATTGAATTTAAAACGAGTAGTGCTGAAGGAAACGTTGACTTTGTGAATGTTTTTGATCTTGAAAAGATGGCGCAGAAAGTAATTCCTAAAGGGGCCTTTGGCTATATAGCAAGTGGAGCAGGTGACACTTTCACATTACATGAAAATATTAGATCATTTAACCATAAATTAATTGTCCCTCACGGATTAAAAGGTTTTGAAAATCCAAGTACGGAGGTAACTTTTGATGGAGATACCTTAACTTCTCCAATAATTATGGCACCTGTTGCAGCTCATAAATTAGCTAATGAGCAAGGAGAAGTTGCTAGTGCAAAAGGGGTTAAGGAATTTGGTACAATTTATACCACAAGTTCTTATTCGACTACTGATTTACCGGAAATTTCACAAGCACTAGGAGATTCACCACATTGGTTCCAATTCTACTATAGTAAAGATGATGGTATCAACAGACATATTATGGATCGCTTGAAAGCTGAAGGCGTGAAATCAATTGTTTTGACAGTTGATGCTACCGTTGGAGGAAACCGTGAAGTAGATAAGCGTAATGGTTTTGTTTTCCCCGTTGGCATGCCTATTGTTCAGGAATATCTCCCAGATGGTGCAGGTAAAACGATGGATTATGTTTATAAATCAGCTAAGCAGGCTTTATCACCAAAAGATGTTGAGTACATTGCTCAATATTCAGGTCTACCGGTCTATGTTAAAGGTCCACAGTGTGCAGAAGATGCCTTTCGTGCACTAGAAGCAGGTGCTTCAGGTATCTGGGTGACTAATCATGGTGGACGCCAATTAGACGGTGGTCCAGCAGCTTTTGATTCACTACAAGAAGTTGCAGAAGCAGTTGATCGTAGGGTACCAATTGTATTTGACTCAGGAGTCAGACGTGGTCAGCATATCTTCAAAGCTTTAGCTTCTGGAGCAGACCTTGTAGCTCTTGGCCGGCCAGTTATTTATGGTCTAGCAATGGGAGGTAGTGTTGGAACTAAGCAAGTGTTTGAACACTTAAATGATGAGTTGAAAATGGTGATGCAACTTGCTGGTACGAAGACAATTGATGACATTAAACATTTTAAATTGAGACATAATCCTTACGACTCTTCTATTCCATTCAGTCAGAATGCTTTAAAATTAGATTAA
- a CDS encoding YoaK family protein — MSNQSRKNKRKRHQVYEGIRCASALTFISGYVNTFTFMTQGRRFAGVQTGNVMYLAIRIAEKNYLQALDFLVPIFFFMLGQSFAYFAHRWSNKHHLHWHLLASATLTTIALVTSLVTPFTSQFITVAALAFFASIQVDTFKSLRGANYANVMMTGNIKNAAYILTKGLYEGNKELILIGRNTLIIIMTFILGVICSTFLSYQFGELALIAMLLPLSYVNYLLLAEHLYIQRKIKPIVGR, encoded by the coding sequence ATGTCAAATCAATCACGAAAAAACAAACGGAAAAGACACCAAGTCTATGAAGGAATTCGCTGTGCTTCAGCTTTGACTTTTATCAGTGGATATGTTAATACTTTCACATTTATGACTCAAGGAAGACGCTTTGCAGGTGTTCAAACTGGAAATGTGATGTATTTAGCTATTCGTATAGCCGAAAAAAACTACCTTCAGGCCTTGGATTTTTTAGTACCTATTTTCTTCTTTATGTTGGGACAGAGTTTTGCTTACTTTGCTCATAGATGGTCCAACAAACATCATCTGCATTGGCATTTACTGGCTAGTGCGACGCTTACTACCATAGCCTTAGTGACAAGTCTAGTGACGCCATTTACAAGCCAATTTATAACCGTAGCTGCACTGGCTTTTTTTGCATCAATCCAGGTGGACACCTTTAAGTCTTTACGAGGAGCCAATTATGCCAATGTCATGATGACGGGCAATATTAAAAATGCAGCTTATATATTAACTAAGGGGCTATATGAAGGAAATAAAGAGCTCATTCTTATTGGGCGTAATACTTTGATTATCATTATGACTTTTATTTTAGGAGTTATTTGCTCAACATTTTTATCTTATCAATTTGGTGAGCTGGCACTTATAGCCATGTTGCTTCCTTTAAGTTATGTCAATTATTTACTCTTAGCAGAGCATCTCTATATTCAACGAAAAATCAAACCAATTGTTGGCAGATAA
- a CDS encoding S8 family serine peptidase: MEKKERFSLRKYKSGTVSVLIGTVFFVGTSHVSAEEASRITTEEMPQSLIAKELVHSDELSSNEVGEEEQLKVLTDVGTEGSDTQELNPEKSEVPIEGIEQELPASIEETPINTDTHDWTQVTGAWEKGYKGQGKVIAIIDTGIDANHKAMRISDISRAKFKDEESMNLQKAKANINYGKWLNQKVVFAHNYVENNDKVKEVKFDFDLDDASFLDSIESTIIQSVDKRRRRVYPSSTSDKPKETVIQINPDDFSQFIDWTSEDDDSQYESHGMHVTGIATGNPLESSPTGERFLGVAPEAQVIFMRVFANDLMGTGEALYIKAIEDAVALGADTINLSLGGPNGSFLGGNASLMAAIEKAKKSGVSVIVAAGNERLFGSDHADPFASNPDYGIVNSPSTGRIPTSVAAVDNKIVIERLMKVEGLENRADLDHGKALYTESTDYKKIQEELSFDKNYDFVYINQPSDEAYEGKNVTGKIVLIERNPKYLYVELIAQAKKHGAAGILIFNHIPGQSNRKMQLSKEGQVLPSAFISHEFGKAMSQLNGSGTGRLSFESKLSKASNQKANQMNHFSSWGLTSDGYLKPDITAPGGDIYSTYNDDHYGSQTGTSMASPYIAGASLLIKQYLEQEHPDIKAEEMSDLIKNLLMSNASIHKDPKTELITSPRRQGAGIINVDAAITSGLYITGDDHYGSVSLGNVGEKISFTVTVHNISNQAKKLRYVTDLMTDKIVDGRFDLNSVLLKSYQGHIIEVPAKGRQSVTISIDVSEFTKALTEQMPNGYFLEGFVRFENAENQVKDKINIPFVGFKGEFQNLAVIEDSIYDLKAKGEKGFYFEESETPDEVYVGKHYTGLVTIGADTNVSTKTISDNGLHTLGTYRNKDGKFILTKNQSGKVVLAISPNSDKNQDFVAFKGVFLRKYKGLKASVYRADDQQRQNLLWTSQPHNGDKNYNSDIRFPKSTTLLSTDFSGKTLSGEDLPDGKYQYVVSYYPDIIGAKRQEMVFDIIVDRAKPLLKSGSFNPKTREFKVLDVTDRGQSGILRESVFYLEEKDGKPYTISINQGFKYVSVSDNKVFVEKSKNGGFILPLDKAKLADFYYMVEDFAGNTAIAKLGQQLPDQIGDDIITIPLKDGNYQSIEDNLVMTDGDSGLITNQSDIMITNRNRSLSRLAKANQAKIILSPNGKGNRDFIAFRGLPGKVYRDLSVSVYRADDKVNSSAIWTAPQNASIDDLSTTSWSGQTQLGEKVLSGAYRYVITYRDASGQLIKQEHEVFVSHEEPIITKAIFRKDGDKEFFKPGKVFEPNNVGIAREEVFYVLEKDGRKYDIDTSKDIVSISDRRVLIPRNEDGSYTIPKIEGVAAADFYYLVEDKAGNIVYSSLLPMRSVSDGHGILDISLVYNNSVDRPKIPITYLVRDEKGQALDKLTYYDDRSQVLILPFGKYSLELLTYDQNVAELISPKVFTFELSQSNDFVHHAFITRKSESGMVRVIFDKLLPKGSSVSLQSENGQLINLDQSLYVPTAYGASVRDGHYNIIVTLPEGYQISGTTSIKALQNDVIETHLQIMSKRSLVTGGTHFELPNEVSKPTIQNRVEAGQNTEKASQANGTTWQLPTTGDKQSFLAMLMGIILLWMAKLGLSKKMKEK; encoded by the coding sequence GTGGAAAAGAAAGAACGATTTTCGTTAAGAAAATATAAATCAGGGACTGTATCTGTCTTAATTGGAACAGTCTTTTTTGTAGGAACGAGCCATGTTTCTGCAGAAGAAGCCTCAAGGATAACAACAGAGGAAATGCCGCAGTCACTGATTGCAAAAGAGTTAGTTCATTCAGATGAGCTTTCTAGTAATGAGGTTGGTGAAGAAGAACAACTTAAGGTTCTGACAGATGTTGGAACAGAAGGTTCAGACACTCAGGAGCTTAATCCAGAAAAAAGTGAAGTGCCTATAGAGGGCATTGAGCAAGAGTTACCTGCTTCTATTGAAGAGACTCCAATTAACACTGATACTCATGATTGGACGCAAGTGACAGGGGCTTGGGAAAAAGGCTATAAAGGGCAAGGTAAAGTGATTGCAATTATCGATACTGGAATTGATGCTAATCACAAAGCCATGAGAATTAGTGATATTAGCCGAGCAAAGTTCAAAGATGAAGAATCTATGAATCTACAAAAAGCTAAGGCAAACATTAACTATGGGAAATGGCTTAATCAAAAGGTTGTTTTTGCACACAACTATGTTGAAAATAATGATAAGGTTAAAGAGGTTAAATTTGACTTTGATTTAGACGATGCTTCTTTCCTAGATTCTATTGAGAGTACTATTATTCAAAGTGTAGATAAAAGAAGACGCCGTGTTTATCCGAGTTCAACTAGTGATAAACCTAAAGAAACAGTGATTCAAATTAATCCAGACGATTTTAGTCAGTTCATTGATTGGACAAGTGAAGATGATGATAGTCAGTATGAGTCTCATGGGATGCATGTTACCGGTATTGCTACCGGAAATCCCCTTGAATCATCGCCTACAGGAGAACGTTTCTTAGGGGTGGCGCCAGAAGCTCAAGTTATTTTTATGCGCGTCTTTGCTAATGACTTAATGGGGACAGGGGAAGCACTCTATATTAAAGCTATTGAAGACGCAGTAGCTTTAGGTGCTGATACTATTAATCTTAGTTTAGGTGGACCTAATGGTTCTTTCTTAGGAGGTAATGCTTCCTTAATGGCTGCTATTGAAAAAGCTAAAAAATCCGGCGTTTCGGTTATTGTAGCAGCAGGCAATGAGCGTTTATTTGGTTCTGATCATGCAGACCCTTTTGCGAGCAATCCGGACTATGGTATTGTTAACTCACCTTCAACGGGAAGAATTCCAACCTCTGTTGCAGCTGTTGATAACAAAATTGTAATTGAACGCTTAATGAAGGTTGAAGGTTTAGAAAATCGTGCTGATTTAGATCATGGAAAAGCCCTTTATACAGAATCGACAGATTATAAAAAAATCCAAGAAGAACTTTCTTTTGATAAAAATTATGATTTTGTTTATATTAATCAGCCAAGTGACGAAGCTTATGAAGGAAAAAACGTTACCGGTAAGATAGTCCTTATTGAGCGTAATCCTAAATATCTTTATGTGGAATTGATAGCACAAGCTAAAAAGCATGGTGCAGCTGGTATTCTTATTTTTAATCATATACCAGGTCAATCTAATCGTAAAATGCAACTAAGTAAAGAAGGACAAGTTCTCCCATCGGCTTTTATTTCACATGAGTTTGGTAAAGCGATGTCTCAACTAAATGGCTCTGGGACAGGACGCTTGAGTTTTGAAAGTAAACTATCAAAAGCAAGCAACCAAAAAGCTAATCAAATGAACCATTTCTCTAGCTGGGGTTTGACATCAGATGGCTATTTGAAACCAGATATCACGGCGCCTGGAGGAGATATTTATTCTACTTATAATGATGATCATTATGGCAGTCAAACTGGAACAAGTATGGCGTCTCCTTATATTGCAGGAGCAAGTTTACTTATCAAGCAATATCTTGAACAAGAACACCCAGATATTAAAGCAGAAGAAATGTCGGACCTTATTAAGAATTTGTTAATGAGTAATGCAAGCATTCATAAAGATCCTAAGACCGAATTAATAACGTCTCCACGTCGTCAAGGTGCTGGAATTATAAATGTGGATGCGGCCATAACAAGTGGCCTTTACATAACTGGTGATGATCATTATGGCAGTGTTTCTTTGGGGAATGTTGGAGAGAAAATCAGCTTTACAGTAACTGTACATAATATTTCCAATCAGGCTAAGAAGCTTCGTTATGTAACGGATCTAATGACAGATAAGATTGTCGACGGTCGTTTTGACTTAAATTCAGTACTTTTGAAATCATATCAAGGTCATATTATTGAAGTTCCTGCTAAGGGGAGACAGTCTGTTACGATTTCTATAGATGTTTCTGAGTTTACGAAAGCACTTACTGAACAGATGCCTAATGGGTACTTCCTAGAAGGTTTTGTGCGTTTTGAAAATGCTGAAAATCAAGTGAAAGATAAGATAAATATTCCATTTGTTGGCTTTAAAGGAGAATTCCAAAACTTAGCAGTTATTGAGGACTCTATTTATGACTTAAAAGCTAAGGGAGAAAAAGGTTTTTATTTTGAAGAATCTGAAACTCCTGACGAGGTATATGTTGGAAAACATTATACAGGCTTAGTGACCATTGGTGCAGATACTAATGTCTCAACCAAAACAATTTCTGACAATGGTCTTCATACTCTTGGAACATATCGAAATAAAGATGGCAAGTTTATCTTGACAAAAAACCAGTCTGGGAAAGTTGTTCTTGCAATTTCTCCAAATAGTGATAAAAATCAAGATTTTGTTGCCTTTAAAGGTGTCTTTTTAAGAAAATATAAGGGACTAAAAGCAAGTGTTTATCGTGCTGATGATCAGCAACGTCAGAACCTACTGTGGACAAGTCAACCACATAATGGTGATAAGAATTATAACAGTGATATTCGTTTCCCTAAATCGACAACCTTATTGTCAACTGATTTTTCGGGTAAAACTTTAAGTGGTGAGGATTTACCAGATGGCAAATATCAATACGTCGTTTCTTATTACCCAGATATCATCGGAGCAAAACGTCAAGAAATGGTGTTTGACATCATTGTCGACCGTGCAAAACCTTTACTGAAATCTGGTAGTTTTAATCCAAAAACAAGAGAATTCAAAGTTCTTGATGTTACTGATCGTGGTCAATCGGGTATACTTAGAGAAAGTGTTTTCTATTTAGAAGAAAAAGATGGCAAACCATATACTATTTCAATAAACCAGGGCTTTAAGTATGTATCTGTATCTGATAATAAAGTCTTTGTAGAAAAATCGAAAAATGGTGGCTTTATATTACCGCTTGATAAGGCAAAATTAGCTGATTTTTATTATATGGTAGAAGATTTTGCGGGTAATACTGCCATTGCAAAACTTGGTCAACAATTACCAGATCAGATTGGTGACGATATTATCACTATCCCGCTAAAAGATGGTAATTATCAAAGCATAGAAGATAATTTGGTGATGACTGATGGTGATTCTGGCTTAATCACTAATCAATCAGATATTATGATTACTAATCGTAATCGATCGCTTAGTCGTTTAGCTAAGGCTAATCAGGCTAAGATTATTCTGTCACCTAATGGTAAAGGTAATAGAGATTTCATCGCCTTTAGAGGGCTACCAGGTAAGGTTTATCGTGATCTAAGTGTAAGTGTCTATAGAGCGGATGATAAGGTAAATAGCTCTGCTATTTGGACAGCGCCTCAAAATGCTTCAATTGATGATTTAAGCACAACAAGCTGGAGTGGTCAAACGCAGTTAGGTGAGAAAGTTCTATCGGGTGCTTACCGTTACGTTATCACTTACCGTGATGCTTCAGGCCAACTCATAAAGCAAGAGCATGAGGTGTTTGTTAGTCATGAGGAACCTATTATTACTAAAGCTATTTTCCGTAAGGACGGTGACAAGGAGTTCTTTAAACCAGGGAAAGTCTTCGAACCTAACAATGTTGGCATAGCTCGAGAAGAAGTTTTCTATGTGTTAGAAAAAGATGGGCGTAAATATGATATTGATACAAGTAAAGATATTGTATCTATTAGTGATCGTCGTGTCCTTATTCCTAGAAATGAGGACGGTAGCTATACTATTCCTAAAATTGAAGGTGTAGCCGCAGCCGATTTTTATTATTTAGTTGAGGATAAGGCTGGTAATATTGTTTATTCAAGCTTGTTGCCAATGAGAAGTGTTTCTGATGGTCATGGTATTCTAGATATTTCTTTAGTTTATAATAACAGTGTTGATAGACCAAAAATTCCTATTACCTATCTAGTGAGAGATGAAAAAGGTCAAGCTCTTGATAAATTAACTTATTATGACGATCGCTCCCAAGTGCTGATATTACCTTTTGGCAAATATAGTTTGGAATTATTAACTTATGATCAAAATGTAGCAGAACTTATTTCTCCAAAAGTATTTACGTTTGAATTAAGTCAAAGTAATGACTTTGTTCATCACGCCTTTATCACAAGGAAATCTGAGTCTGGAATGGTTAGAGTCATTTTTGATAAGTTGTTACCAAAAGGAAGCAGTGTTTCCTTACAATCAGAAAATGGTCAACTTATAAATCTAGATCAATCATTATATGTGCCAACTGCCTACGGGGCTTCCGTTAGGGACGGTCATTATAACATTATTGTGACTTTACCAGAAGGCTACCAAATAAGTGGAACTACAAGTATTAAGGCTCTTCAAAATGACGTTATTGAAACGCATTTGCAAATCATGTCTAAGAGATCTCTTGTAACTGGTGGAACACATTTTGAGCTTCCAAATGAAGTATCTAAGCCGACTATTCAAAATAGGGTAGAAGCAGGTCAAAATACGGAGAAAGCTTCGCAAGCTAATGGGACAACTTGGCAGCTACCAACAACGGGAGATAAGCAATCTTTCCTAGCTATGCTGATGGGAATTATCCTTCTTTGGATGGCTAAGTTAGGCCTTTCTAAAAAAATGAAAGAAAAATAA
- a CDS encoding exodeoxyribonuclease III yields MKLISWNIDSLNAALTGESPRALLSRAVIDRLVSEDADIIAIQETKLSATGPTKKHLESILNYFPNYLHVWRSSVEPARKGYAGTMFLYKQTLNPVVTFPEIGAPTTMDSEGRIITLEFDDFFVTQVYTPNAGDGLRRLADRQEWDIKYAEYLAQLDAQKPVLATGDYNVAHKEIDLANPASNRRSPGFTDEERAGFTALLEKGFTDTFRHLHGDIPNVYTWWAQRSKTSKMNNTGWRIDYWLTSNRVADKVLKSEMLDSGARQDHTPILLEIDL; encoded by the coding sequence ATGAAACTCATCTCATGGAATATTGATTCCTTAAATGCTGCCTTAACAGGAGAATCACCACGTGCACTACTATCACGTGCCGTTATTGACCGTCTAGTCAGTGAAGATGCTGACATTATTGCTATCCAGGAGACAAAACTATCAGCCACTGGTCCTACTAAAAAACACTTAGAAAGCATCTTAAATTACTTTCCAAATTACTTACATGTTTGGCGTTCTTCTGTTGAACCCGCACGTAAGGGATATGCAGGAACCATGTTCCTTTATAAGCAAACACTAAATCCAGTGGTTACTTTCCCAGAAATTGGAGCACCAACAACCATGGATTCTGAAGGACGCATTATTACGTTAGAATTCGACGACTTCTTTGTTACCCAAGTTTACACACCAAATGCTGGTGACGGCCTAAGACGACTAGCCGATCGTCAAGAATGGGATATCAAGTATGCTGAGTATTTGGCGCAATTAGATGCTCAAAAACCTGTCCTAGCTACAGGCGACTATAATGTCGCTCATAAAGAGATTGACTTGGCCAACCCAGCAAGTAACCGTCGCTCTCCAGGTTTCACTGATGAAGAAAGAGCTGGCTTTACCGCACTTTTAGAAAAAGGCTTCACGGATACTTTCCGTCATCTTCACGGAGATATCCCAAATGTCTACACTTGGTGGGCCCAACGAAGCAAGACTAGTAAAATGAACAACACCGGCTGGAGAATTGACTACTGGTTAACGTCAAACAGAGTAGCTGATAAGGTCCTAAAATCCGAAATGCTTGACTCTGGAGCTCGTCAAGACCATACACCAATTCTCCTTGAAATTGATCTCTAA
- a CDS encoding L-lactate permease, producing MFQATLAVIPILWLILSLAVFRIRGDLACFIGLIITLLTSIFGFQFSVEDSLTAALEGAVMGFWPIIYIIVAAVFTYNLTTASGGMTVIKRLLMTITEDKRVLVLILAWGFGGFLEAIAGFGTAVAIPASILVALGMKPLRAALICLIANTTPTAFGAIGLPVTTLAQVTGLEVRQLSVIVSLQLFILIVAIPFVLVALTGEGKAPIKGVFSLTLASGLAFALPQVLVSHYLGAELPSIIGSLFCILVTILMVKYRERGSQAKVVDEPVALKEGFKASLPFILVFVFIMLTSSLFPAINNVLAKVSTTLSIYTGEHAKPYTIKWLTSPGTMIILATFLAGLLQGMSFGEILRILGNSIKQLTKTMLTVASIVALSKVMSYSGMINTIAISLVAVTGGFYPFIAPVIGTLGTFITGSDTSANVLFGELQVKAANNLNMNPYWMAAANMTGATAGKMISPQSIAVAAVAIGLEGQEGKLLKEVIKYCALYIILTCFVVFAIGKMLGYL from the coding sequence ATGTTTCAAGCAACATTAGCCGTTATTCCTATTTTATGGTTGATTCTATCTTTAGCAGTTTTCCGGATCCGAGGGGATTTGGCCTGTTTCATAGGATTAATCATCACACTTCTAACCAGTATTTTTGGTTTTCAGTTTAGCGTTGAGGATAGTTTAACCGCTGCTCTAGAAGGAGCGGTAATGGGCTTTTGGCCTATTATCTATATTATAGTAGCTGCTGTATTTACTTATAATTTGACCACAGCTTCAGGTGGAATGACTGTTATCAAACGTTTATTAATGACGATTACAGAAGATAAACGCGTTTTGGTGCTTATTTTAGCCTGGGGGTTTGGAGGCTTTCTTGAAGCTATAGCAGGATTTGGCACTGCGGTAGCTATTCCAGCAAGTATACTAGTAGCATTAGGAATGAAACCTTTACGGGCTGCATTGATCTGTTTAATTGCTAATACAACTCCCACGGCTTTTGGAGCTATTGGATTGCCTGTGACAACTTTGGCACAAGTCACTGGACTAGAGGTTAGGCAACTGTCAGTAATTGTTTCCTTGCAGCTCTTTATTTTGATTGTAGCTATTCCTTTTGTGCTCGTGGCTTTAACTGGGGAAGGTAAAGCGCCTATTAAAGGGGTGTTTAGTTTAACTTTAGCATCTGGCTTAGCTTTTGCTCTTCCTCAAGTTTTAGTTTCCCATTATTTAGGTGCAGAACTTCCTTCAATTATCGGCTCTCTCTTTTGTATCTTGGTCACTATTTTAATGGTGAAATATAGAGAAAGAGGAAGTCAGGCTAAGGTGGTAGATGAACCAGTTGCTCTAAAAGAGGGTTTTAAAGCATCCTTACCATTTATTCTTGTTTTTGTATTTATTATGCTGACCTCCTCACTGTTTCCAGCTATTAATAATGTGCTAGCCAAAGTTTCAACCACGTTATCTATTTATACCGGTGAACACGCAAAACCCTATACAATCAAATGGCTGACTTCACCAGGAACAATGATAATTCTGGCCACCTTTTTAGCAGGATTATTACAAGGCATGTCTTTTGGAGAAATTTTAAGAATTCTAGGAAACAGTATCAAACAGTTAACCAAAACGATGTTGACAGTAGCCTCAATTGTAGCTCTATCTAAGGTTATGAGCTACAGTGGAATGATCAATACAATCGCTATAAGCTTAGTGGCTGTAACAGGTGGTTTCTATCCTTTTATTGCGCCAGTTATAGGTACTCTAGGAACTTTCATTACTGGTAGCGATACCTCTGCTAATGTTCTCTTTGGTGAGTTACAGGTAAAAGCTGCTAATAACCTTAATATGAATCCCTATTGGATGGCTGCGGCCAATATGACGGGAGCGACAGCGGGTAAGATGATTTCCCCACAAAGTATTGCTGTAGCAGCAGTGGCTATTGGTTTAGAAGGTCAAGAAGGAAAGCTTTTAAAAGAAGTTATTAAGTATTGTGCACTCTATATTATACTAACTTGCTTTGTTGTTTTTGCTATTGGAAAAATGCTAGGATACTTATAA
- a CDS encoding Cof-type HAD-IIB family hydrolase, which produces MTISKIFLDMDGTLLNSRGRISETNAQAILKAEIPITLVSARAPMEMKEAIDSLELKGLQIGFNGGLIYRYHNDQLETFSEEHIPKTEANFLIKYLQEKFPNLSQSYYFKNDWISFKTDAGLDFESQLTQLKPSILPIEKYLNPNENIFKIMLITFDPFEMQLVRENLIQLGLEAITIQQSGHAYLEITSREAIKSKGIDYIIHLENLQTHQLAAFGDGHNDLPMFEKVGTAIAMANASEHIRKKAKLVTKSNDQDGVAYGIWQYLKGKR; this is translated from the coding sequence ATGACAATCTCAAAAATTTTTTTAGATATGGATGGAACACTACTTAATTCTAGAGGACGCATCTCAGAAACAAATGCTCAAGCTATTCTTAAGGCTGAAATTCCTATTACTCTTGTTTCTGCTCGTGCGCCTATGGAGATGAAAGAAGCTATTGACTCGTTAGAATTGAAAGGCTTACAAATTGGCTTTAACGGAGGATTAATCTATCGTTATCATAATGACCAATTAGAAACATTCTCAGAAGAGCACATCCCAAAAACTGAGGCCAACTTCCTCATTAAATATCTTCAAGAAAAGTTTCCCAACCTTAGCCAATCTTATTATTTTAAAAATGACTGGATCAGCTTTAAAACTGATGCTGGCTTGGATTTTGAAAGTCAATTAACACAGCTCAAACCCTCAATTTTACCAATAGAAAAGTATTTAAATCCCAACGAAAATATTTTTAAAATCATGTTAATTACCTTTGATCCTTTTGAAATGCAACTTGTGAGAGAAAATTTGATACAATTAGGTTTGGAGGCTATTACGATTCAACAGTCCGGGCATGCCTACTTAGAAATAACTAGCAGAGAAGCTATAAAATCAAAGGGAATTGACTATATTATACATTTGGAAAATCTTCAAACTCACCAGCTTGCTGCTTTTGGAGATGGTCATAATGACTTACCTATGTTTGAAAAAGTTGGAACAGCCATTGCTATGGCCAACGCTTCTGAACACATTCGTAAAAAAGCTAAATTGGTAACAAAGTCCAATGATCAAGATGGTGTAGCATATGGTATATGGCAGTACTTGAAAGGAAAACGATGA
- a CDS encoding DNA alkylation repair protein: MTSKERFIHLQENMQALANPEQAQKMAAYMKNHFVFYGIPASSRRLIYKEIIKEDKKAQNIDWELLDLAWKNPKREMHYFVCDYLKAMQKWLSFDHVPKLLAYASSNEWWDTIDHFDHIFGSISDPRRDELMITFSQSDDLWIRRIAIDHQLGKREKTNHKLLAAIILNNLGTSEFFINKAIGWSLRDYSKTNPDWVRGFLRQHQEKLAPLSIREASKYL, from the coding sequence ATGACCTCAAAAGAAAGATTTATACATTTACAAGAAAACATGCAAGCCTTGGCAAATCCTGAACAAGCTCAAAAGATGGCAGCCTATATGAAAAATCATTTTGTATTTTACGGGATTCCAGCTAGCTCACGTCGGCTCATTTATAAAGAAATCATTAAAGAGGATAAAAAAGCTCAAAACATTGATTGGGAACTGCTAGATTTAGCTTGGAAAAACCCTAAACGGGAGATGCATTATTTTGTCTGTGATTACCTTAAGGCTATGCAAAAATGGCTAAGCTTTGACCATGTGCCTAAATTGCTAGCTTATGCTTCCAGTAATGAATGGTGGGATACCATAGACCATTTTGATCATATTTTTGGCAGCATTTCTGATCCCAGACGGGATGAATTAATGATCACTTTCTCACAGTCTGACGATCTTTGGATCAGACGCATCGCCATCGACCATCAACTGGGAAAAAGAGAAAAAACCAATCACAAACTCTTGGCAGCTATTATTTTAAATAATCTGGGTACATCAGAATTCTTCATTAACAAGGCTATTGGCTGGAGCCTCAGAGATTATTCAAAAACTAATCCTGACTGGGTTAGAGGTTTTCTTAGACAACATCAGGAAAAACTAGCTCCACTTTCTATACGAGAAGCCAGTAAATATCTTTAA